The proteins below come from a single Hyperolius riggenbachi isolate aHypRig1 chromosome 8, aHypRig1.pri, whole genome shotgun sequence genomic window:
- the LOC137528261 gene encoding brain-specific homeobox/POU domain protein 3: MMSMNSKQAFSMHPMLHEPKYGPIHTSSEAIRRACLPAPQLQSNIFAGFDETLLRGAEALAAVDIVTQKTHPFKPDATYHTMSSVSCTPTSSSVHLHHPSVLTTHHSHHHHHHHPHHQPSQGLDGDLLDHLNPALALGGVPGQDIGTTPSHPHNHMSAINHMAHHTQSMNISHNHALAAHTAMSCSESETDPRELESFAERFKQRRIKLGVTQADVGSALANLKIPGVGCLSQSTICRFESLTLSHNNMVALKPILEAWLEEAERAQREKMTKPEIFTGGDKKRKRTSIAAPEKRSLEAYFAVQPRPSSEKIAAIAEKLDLKKNVVRVWFCNQRQKQKRMKFSATY; the protein is encoded by the exons ATGATGTCCATGAACAGCAAGCAGGCGTTCAGCATGCATCCGATGCTACACGAGCCTAAATATGGTCCAATTCATACTAGCTCGGAAGCAATCCGCAGAGCATGTCTCCCAGCACCACAG CTTCAAAGCAATATCTTCGCTGGCTTCGATGAAACTTTACTTAGAGGAGCTGAAGCTTTGGCAGCTGTGGATATCGTTACTCAGAAAACACATCCGTTTAAGCCAGATGCCACCTACCACACTATGAGCAGCGTCTCCTGCACTCCAACCTCTTCCTCGGTGCATTTGCATCACCCTTCCGTATTAACAACCCACCattctcatcatcatcatcatcatcatcctcaccaTCAACCCTCACAAGGTTTAGATGGGGACCTTCTAGACCACCTAAATCCTGCTCTCGCCTTAGGAGGTGTCCCAGGACAAGATATTGGAACGACACCCTCCCATCCACACAATCATATGTCTGCCATTAACCACATGGCCCACCACACACAGTCTATGAACATTTCTCATAACCATGCACTGGCAGCTCACACAGCAATGTCCTGCTCTGAGAGTGAAACAGACCCAAGAGAACTTGAATCCTTTGCTGAAAGATTCAAACAAAGGAGAATAAAACTTGGTGTGACACAGGCTGACGTTGGATCTGCACTGGCCAACCTGAAGATCCCAGGTGTTGGTTGCCTCAGCCAGAGCACCATTTGCAGGTTTGAGTCCCTCACATTATCTCATAACAACATGGTGGCCTTAAAGCCCATCTTGGAAGCTTGGTTAGAGGAGGCTGAAAGAGCACAAAGGGAGAAAATGACCAAACCTGAAATCTTTACAGGGGGAGACAAGAAACGTAAACGCACTTCCATTGCTGCCCCAGAAAAAAGATCACTAGAAGCTTATTTTGCTGTCCAACCAAGACCTTCTTCAGAGAAGATAGCAGCAATTGCTGAAAAACTAGACTTAAAAAAGAATGTAGTTCGAGTCTGGTTTTGTAATCAAAGGCAGAAACAGAAAAGAATGAAGTTTTCTGCAACATATTAA